Part of the Zingiber officinale cultivar Zhangliang chromosome 6A, Zo_v1.1, whole genome shotgun sequence genome, GTTACATTAATCTGGATGGCATTGCAATTCTTCTACAATTAATAGAGTGATACTTTATCTGTGTTGGCCATGCTAATAAGATTATCTATTGATATGTATCAGGTAACTGAAGAGAAGCTTGCTGAAATATTTTCTACTTTTGGAACAGTAAGTTATTCGATCTGCAATGTTTAGAAAGCTATTGAATGATATTAGAAGTTTTTTATCGATGACTTAACGCTATTTGGGGCATTAATAATTTTGATGGATCCTGGGTCATATTTCGTTATCTAAGTATGTTATGGCTGCTTAGCATAATAGAATGGTTTTAACTTGTGACAAGCTTGCTTCTATTGTCTCCCTCTTATGCAAGTTCTTGTCAAATAACTTCTCCTTTAGATTAACTAGTATTATCATGTTATTATCAAACATCCCTTCAAATCCATTGAGGTTTGTGAATATTAAAGTTTTTTCTTTTAACTTGGTTCCTCAGTTGACTAAAAATTACATTTGGATCTTATTTCCAACTCATCAATGCCAAAACCATTATTCTCAGTTAATCAATCTTTTGTTAGTATTCTTCTCTAATTCTTTTTTGTACCATAGAACATGATACTTATATGTCAAATACTTAAATGGCTTAAATGGGTGACTTGTATTGAACTCCCAGTATCCCCCCTTATTTCAGATCATGACTTCACAAGTACTTCAGCTAATAACGCATACAAGTAAAAGGCTTTCTTTTTGTTTTATGTTAGTTTCTCACTTAATGGATGATTCACCTCAATCTCTTTTCATTCCATGTGGAAGcacataatatttttattattatttttgtcaatttattttttctaatgatatatatatttttctccaCTGAAGGTAGTTGATTGCAGAATTTGTGGTGATACCAATTCAAATCTTCGATTTgcatttatagagttctataatGAGGGTAAGTTCAACAATTATTCATCGCCTTCTTGGGTATTCATGTGTTAGACATCTAATGCCCTCAAGTTCCATTTTTCTCTCATAGATGGTGCAAGAGCAGCACTGAACCTTGGGGGAACTGTGCTAGGTTACTACCCTGTCAGAGTCTTACCTTCAAAGACTGCAATTCTGCCAGTGAATCCGGAATTTCTTCCTAGAGTAAGCATAAACAAGACTTCTATCTTCTACTTAAAAACCTGCTTGGAATATctcaacaaagaaataaaactaaatctaTGCTCCTTcactttattacttttattttattcCGGTAGCTCTAACTATAAGGCTTTTTCGCAGTCTGAGAATGAAAAGGAAATGGTTGTGAGGACAGTGTATTGTACAAACATTGATAAGAAGGTAGACAAATTTTTTGACATGGGACAAATTGAATGCAAATAGTTATATTATTCTTATTGATGGATCATTAATAATCTGAAGCCTTCAATTTCTTATCCTTTTGCAGGTCACTGAAACAGATGTCAAAAGTTTCTTTGAACAACTCTGTGGTGAGGTACATACTACTCCCTAAATACCAATTTGTGAGTAAATTGGGTAAAATGGTGTGTTTAATAGTATCTTACTGTGTGAATTTTGTTAAGTGCAGATTTCTCGAATGAGATTTCTTGGTGATAGTGTACACTCAACATGTATTGCATTCGTAGAGTTTGTTTGGGTAATTGTCATCAACTTCTTCTTTTTGTCTGTAGTTGGATGATGATAGCACAACTTAGCTAACTTTTACCAGTAATTGTTTGATCAGATAtccagaaaaataaattttaccttAACTGAGTTTGGTTCGGGAATGATAACCAAAACAAGATGGACCTTTGTTTCTAGTTTCAGACATTTCTCGACCTATGGATTCTTTCGATCTCAAGAAGAAACCATAATATTCCATGTTTCTACATGATTCAATATGTCTTCCTGCACAAAGTTGAATCCACAACAAACTGAGGAATTTTTGTGAATTGCAGGCGGAAAGTGCCATTGTTGCTCTGAGCTGCAGCGGTAGGATTTTAGGAGATCTTCCTGTCAGGTAAGATCATCCCTATCTCAAAATTAACACATTGAAACTTTGTAGGAAAAACCTAACTCGTTTTGTGTGTGCAGGGTCAGCCCGTCAAAGACACCTGTAAGGCCACACCCCGCACGCGCGGTTTCAAACTGATTCACCATCCATAACTGCTAAGAAACACAACGCTGGTCctttttttcatttctttgttcTACTCAAAAGTACATGAGCAAACTTTGAGAAGCTTAGATGCTCGGATTACACCGTATTGCTGTTGCTTTGCAACCGCTACGCtttgatttatttgtttatttggaTCGAGGGGAGGGTCCATGAACCTCTCCGTAGCTGATCTTATTTCTCTGATAGGTGCAGAAATTTTAGCTGAATCTAGCGAGATACTTATGCTGTTAGATTACTTCCGCCGCCAATTTGGTCTCTAAATCAATTTCTAGCACCAGGTGATCGATTATGAATGTTGTTTGTTTCTTTTAAAACCCACTTGTTTTCTTTCAATGAAAGATTGAAACTTTAATTCGATATGAAATTTTTAGCCTTCAAATGCACTATATATAGAGTCTGAACACAGCAAAAaaatggaagaagaaataaaagaaacagagTTTTGAATCATATCAAATACAGCTTCTGTTCGAGTTCTTGATCTCATTCAGCATTTGCGTTTGTATCAGTTGCAGTTGCGATGTTGCTGTTACTCCTCTCGAGCTTCTTCCAGCATTGATGCTTCCAGCACTGGCATTGCCCTGTTCTTTTCATGCTCCCTGACCTCGCAAGAGCTTCCTCGCTTCCTCCTTCCCTTCTCACCATACTCATCGACGGCGACATCGCCGCcgcctctttgttccttaaccatAAATCTCTCATCTTCCTCCGCACTTCGCAGTCTCTCTCCTCGTGTCCACCGTCGCAAAATCCGCACTTTACCGACCCAGCGCCGCCGCTGGCGCCGTCGTTCCCCCTCCTCGCCTCCCGCACGCTCCGGGCCTGCTCCCAGCTCAGCGCCAACTTCACCGCGTCAGCCAACGTCGCCGGTCGCTGTGGCAAAATCCAATCTTGGTAGTCCTCCTTCAACCCGTCGACGAAAATGCCCTTGAGAAGCGCGTCGGGGAAGCCGTGGTCGGGCCACTTGCGGAGGATCCACTGCAAGCGAAGGTGGTACGCGTTGACGCCCTCCCCGTCCCTCTGCTCCAGACCCATGAGCTCGGCACGCGCCCGGTCGGCGAAGTCAGGTCGAGTGAATGTCCGGAGGAAGGCGGCGCGGATTTCCGGCCATTGCAGCGGCGGCCGGCAGGGATCCACCGCGAGATCGTACCACAGGGAGGCGTCGCCGTCGAGGGTGACGGGGAAGATGCGAACGAGGGTGCCGACGTCGGTGGCGTTGTTGGCGCGGCAGACGCGGTCGAATCGCGCGAGGTGGGCGATGGGGCACTCCGAGGCCTCGCCGCGGAAGACGGGGAGCGGCGCCACGTTGACGTAGGCGGACGAAGGCTGGGGACAGGAGGAGCCAGAGAAGGAGTAGGAGTCGAGTTGGGATCGGGAGACGGCGTCGTTTTCGCGCTCGCCCTCGTCGGTAGCAGAGTCAGATGGTGCGGAGTAAGGAGGGGAGGAGTCTTCTCGGCGGTCACGGGAAGCGGAAGATGAAGCGGGGAAGGCGCGGCGGTGGTGCTTCTTGCGGCGAGGAGTTGCGGTGGTGGGCAAATCGGATGAGAACTTCATGGCGAAGGAGGAGTCGTCGGAAAACAGAGCAGTGGAACGGAAAAAGGAGAAGATGGAGACAGTTAACAATAACGAAACGGAGGAgggacaacaaaaaaaaaaaaaaaaagtcgcgTCCTTTGGAAATCAAAAGGCGCGTTTTTTTATCtgaaaaaaaaaccttttcttcCCTGTTTCTAGAGACTTGTAACAATTTAAGCAGACGGAGAAATAAAAAATTTGGAAATAAGAAAAGATTGAATTTTGATTCAATCTTCAGGAGAAACAGGACAAGCCCAAATGAAATGaataagaataattttgaaatttgaagcgTGATCGATGCTCGTGAATAACGTAGTTTTCAGATAAAAAAAAGTCGCATCCTTTGGAAATCAAAATATGCATTTTTTTATCTGAAAATTACATTATTCACGGGCGCCAATCGcgcttcaaatttcaaaattattctcatTGATATTATTTGGGCTTGTCCTGTTTCTCCTGAAGATTGAATCAAAATTCAATCTTTTCTTGATTCCAAATTTTTTGTTTCTCCGTCACGATGCATTATCAAAATATCATCTTGGAAGACAATATTTTTTGAGAAAAAAAGGAGAGAAATCCTGCATTGCTTGCCTACGAAAGTTGCGATCAACATTTTCCCATCCAACAGCATAGAAATGGATCAAAAggcgattttttttttaacaaaaatgagAAATGCATCAAAAGATTGCCTTCGTCCTTCCAGCCTGCTTTCGAAAAATTAATTTTGCTTACGGATGAACAGAGCTTTCAGGAAGATCCTGAAGGTTGTTCGCTTGATGCAATCGACTGAGCTTTCTGCAATCGGCGATCGTGGAGGAAGGTCCCGAATCAATCACACTGGTTGCGGTTTGTGACCTCCGAACTCCGACCGGTAGTAAGCCACGGCGTCGCGCATGTCCTCGAAGAGGGCCGCTACCTCGAAGAACTTCATCACCTTGGAGAGCTCACGGTCGCTGAGGTCGTTGGAGAAGGGTGTCACCCGGAGCGCGTTCTCCGGCTGGAGGACGTAGGCGTTTGGGTTGTCGTCGACCAGCACCACCCGGTTGAGGGCCCGACCGACCCCAGCGAGGTCCTTCACCAGCTTCCCCTCCATCTCCCTGCACGAGTCGCGGTAGAGGCGGTGAGCGATGAGTTCGCCAGCAGGGTCGAGGCGGTCGAGCACGAGGGAGGCGTACTCCCTCAGCCCCGCAGTGAACACCACTACCTCGAACACCGCGGCGGCGGCGCGGAGCAGCTCGTCGGCTCCCGGCCTCTTGAGGAcatagaagggcacgacgcggCCGTCGATTGAGGGGTGGACGGAGAAATCGTATCGATCGGGAGGGGAGTCGGTGCGGGAGTGAACCAGGGTCTCGTCGAGGTCCAAAAAGACGGTTTTTTTCTCGGGGAAAGAGGGGGGCGGAAGCCTCGCCGCCGCCGTGACTGTCGGCGTAGAAGGGAGGAGGGGTTTGGTAGGGGTGGAGCTAAGTCGGCGGAATCCCAGCTTGTGGGGGCTAGGGGAGGCGCAGCCGAGGACTGCGAGACGGGAAAAAACCTTGGCGAGGCGGCGGCGGCAGGAACGGACGGAGCGAGCGATGGCGGCCTTGACCGAAGAAGGAGAGGAGCGCGGGGTACTCCTCTTGCCTCCAGAGGAGTGGTGCCGGACGGGGCTCCGGTTGCGGCGGGAGGAGGACCTGGTTGAGAATTTGGAGACCATGGCTTCGAGCTCAAAGGGGAACGGGGAGGAAGAGATGGagtaatataataataagaaagCGAGGGGGTTAGCTGCTAAATAGCTTAATTTGGATTGCGAAGGCGGCCGATGGTTACAACGGCCAAATATGATTTGAATTGGGCCAACGGTCGGAAATTCGTGCCAGCTGGCATTATGGTGTA contains:
- the LOC121996604 gene encoding polyadenylate-binding protein-interacting protein 11-like, whose product is MAAVAEKAIASDEQLLHRKSPPPPAALAEETDRDYKRDVKRLVDLLSKLNPFAKEFVPSSHSSAAADGHGKSDSQLSADAPIFVASSDYYYNYGPISNSGSRNDSSSDGSSNNQPNRRRRNGSSQGKKRLNNRLRGAKREDSIKRTVYVSDIDRFVTEEKLAEIFSTFGTVVDCRICGDTNSNLRFAFIEFYNEDGARAALNLGGTVLGYYPVRVLPSKTAILPVNPEFLPRSENEKEMVVRTVYCTNIDKKVTETDVKSFFEQLCGEISRMRFLGDSVHSTCIAFVEFVWAESAIVALSCSGRILGDLPVRVSPSKTPVRPHPARAVSN
- the LOC121994080 gene encoding carboxy-terminal domain RNA polymerase II polypeptide A small phosphatase 1-like; its protein translation is MVSKFSTRSSSRRNRSPVRHHSSGGKRSTPRSSPSSVKAAIARSVRSCRRRLAKVFSRLAVLGCASPSPHKLGFRRLSSTPTKPLLPSTPTVTAAARLPPPSFPEKKTVFLDLDETLVHSRTDSPPDRYDFSVHPSIDGRVVPFYVLKRPGADELLRAAAAVFEVVVFTAGLREYASLVLDRLDPAGELIAHRLYRDSCREMEGKLVKDLAGVGRALNRVVLVDDNPNAYVLQPENALRVTPFSNDLSDRELSKVMKFFEVAALFEDMRDAVAYYRSEFGGHKPQPV